Proteins encoded in a region of the Papio anubis isolate 15944 chromosome 14, Panubis1.0, whole genome shotgun sequence genome:
- the HAAO gene encoding 3-hydroxyanthranilate 3,4-dioxygenase isoform X3, whose product MTRHQEQLKVMFVGGPNTRKDYHIEEGEEVFYQLEGDMVLRVLEQGKHRDVVIRQGEIFLLPARVPHSPQRFANTVGLVVERRRLETELDGLRYYVGDTMDVLFEKWFYCKDLGTQLAPIIQEFFSSEQYRTGKPIPDQLLKEPPFPLSTRSIMEPMSLEAWLDSHRRELQAGAPLSLFGDTYETQVTAYGQGSSEGLRQNVDVWLWQLEGSSVVTMGGRHLSLAPDDSLLVLAGTSYAWERTQGSVALSVTQDPACKKPL is encoded by the exons ATGACAAG GCACCAGGAGCAGCTCAAAGTCATGTTCGTTGGAGGCCCCAATACCAGGAAGGACTATCACATCGAAGAGGGTGAAGAG GTATTTTACCAGCTGGAGGGAGACATGGTTCTCCGAGTCCTGGAGCAAGGCAAACACCGGGATGTGGTCATTCGGCAGGGAGAG ATATTCCTCCTGCCTGCCAGGGTGCCCCACTCACCACAGAGGTTTGCCAATACTGTGGGGCTGGTGGTTGAGCGAAGGCGGCTGGAGACCGAGCTAGATGGTCTTAG GTACTATGTGGGCGACACCATGGACGTTCTGTTTGAGAAGTGGTTCTACTGCAAGGACCTCGGCACGCAGTTGGCCCCCATCATCCAGGA GTTCTTCAGCTCTGAGCAGTACAGAACAGGAAAGCCCATCCCTG ACCAGCTTCTCAAGGAGCCACCATTCCCTCTGAGCACACGATCCATCATGGAGCCCATGTCCCTGGAGGCCTGGCTGGACAGCCACCGCAGGGAGCTGCAGGCAGGCGCACCACTCAGCCTGTTTGGGGACACCTATGAGACCCAG gtgacCGCCTatgggcaaggcagcagcgaagGCCTGAGACAGAATGTGGACGTGTGGCTGTGGCAGCTG GAGGGCTCCTCGGTGGTGACAATGGGGGGACGGCACCTGAGCCTGGCCCCTGATGACAGCCTCCTGGTGCTAGCTGGGACCTC GTATGCCTGGGAGCGAACACAAGGCTCTGTGGCCCTGTCTGTGACCCAGGACCCTGCCTGCAAGAAGCCCCTGTGA
- the HAAO gene encoding 3-hydroxyanthranilate 3,4-dioxygenase isoform X1, giving the protein MERRVGVRAWVEENRGSFQPPVCNKLMRWFRTSPLLCAHCRHQEQLKVMFVGGPNTRKDYHIEEGEEVFYQLEGDMVLRVLEQGKHRDVVIRQGEIFLLPARVPHSPQRFANTVGLVVERRRLETELDGLRYYVGDTMDVLFEKWFYCKDLGTQLAPIIQEFFSSEQYRTGKPIPDQLLKEPPFPLSTRSIMEPMSLEAWLDSHRRELQAGAPLSLFGDTYETQVTAYGQGSSEGLRQNVDVWLWQLEGSSVVTMGGRHLSLAPDDSLLVLAGTSYAWERTQGSVALSVTQDPACKKPL; this is encoded by the exons ATGGAGCGCCGCGTGGGAGTGAGGGCCTGGGTGGAGGAGAACCGGGGCTCTTTCCAGCCCCCCGTCTGCAACAAGCTCAT GAGATGGTTTAGAACGTCTCCCCTACTTTGCGCGCATTGCAGGCACCAGGAGCAGCTCAAAGTCATGTTCGTTGGAGGCCCCAATACCAGGAAGGACTATCACATCGAAGAGGGTGAAGAG GTATTTTACCAGCTGGAGGGAGACATGGTTCTCCGAGTCCTGGAGCAAGGCAAACACCGGGATGTGGTCATTCGGCAGGGAGAG ATATTCCTCCTGCCTGCCAGGGTGCCCCACTCACCACAGAGGTTTGCCAATACTGTGGGGCTGGTGGTTGAGCGAAGGCGGCTGGAGACCGAGCTAGATGGTCTTAG GTACTATGTGGGCGACACCATGGACGTTCTGTTTGAGAAGTGGTTCTACTGCAAGGACCTCGGCACGCAGTTGGCCCCCATCATCCAGGA GTTCTTCAGCTCTGAGCAGTACAGAACAGGAAAGCCCATCCCTG ACCAGCTTCTCAAGGAGCCACCATTCCCTCTGAGCACACGATCCATCATGGAGCCCATGTCCCTGGAGGCCTGGCTGGACAGCCACCGCAGGGAGCTGCAGGCAGGCGCACCACTCAGCCTGTTTGGGGACACCTATGAGACCCAG gtgacCGCCTatgggcaaggcagcagcgaagGCCTGAGACAGAATGTGGACGTGTGGCTGTGGCAGCTG GAGGGCTCCTCGGTGGTGACAATGGGGGGACGGCACCTGAGCCTGGCCCCTGATGACAGCCTCCTGGTGCTAGCTGGGACCTC GTATGCCTGGGAGCGAACACAAGGCTCTGTGGCCCTGTCTGTGACCCAGGACCCTGCCTGCAAGAAGCCCCTGTGA
- the OXER1 gene encoding oxoeicosanoid receptor 1 encodes MLCHRGGRLIVSIIPLCPGHSCRGRRLQNLLSGPWLKQPMELHNLSSPSPSPSSSVLPPSFPPSPSSAPSAFTTVGGSSGGPCHPTSSSLVSAFLAPILALEFVLGLVGNSLAFFIFCVHTRPWTSNTVFLVSLVAADFLLISNLPLRVDYYLLHETWRFGAPACKINLFMLSTNRTASVVFLTAIALNRYLKVVQPHHALSRASVGAAARVAGGLWVGILLLNGHLLLGTFSGPSCLSYRVGTKPSASLRWHQALYLLEFFLPLALILFAIVSIGLTIRSRGLGGQAGPQRAMRVLAVVVAVYTICFLPSIIFGMASMVAFWLSACRSLDVCTQLFHGSLAFTYLNSVLDPVLYCFSSPNFLHQSRALLGLTRGRQGPVSDESSYQPSRQWRHREASRKAEAIGKLEVQAEVSLEKEGSSQG; translated from the coding sequence ATGTTGTGTCACCGTGGTGGCCGGCTGATAGTGTCAATCATCCCACTTTGTCCTGGCCACTCCTGCAGGGGTAGAAGACTCCAGAACCTTCTCTCAGGTCCTTGGCTCAAGCAGCCCATGGAACTTCATAACCTGagttctccctctccctctccctcctcctctgtcctccctccctccttccctccctcaccctcctccgCTCCCTCTGCCTTTACCACTGTGGGGGGGTCCTCTGGAGGGCCCTGCCACCCCACCTCTTCCTCGCTGGTGTCTGCTTTCCTGGCACCGATCCTGGCCCTGGAGTTTGTCCTGGGCCTGGTGGGGAACAGCTTGGCCTTCTTCATCTTCTGTGTCCACACGCGGCCCTGGACCTCCAACACGGTGTTCCTGGTCAGCCTGGTGGCCGCTGACTTCCTCCTGATCAGCAACCTGCCCCTCCGCGTGGACTACTACCTCCTCCATGAGACCTGGCGCTTTGGGGCTCCTGCCTGCAAAATCAACCTTTTCATGCTGTCCACCAACCGCACGGCCAGCGTCGTCTTCCTCACAGCCATCGCGCTCAACCGTTACCTGAAGGTGGTGCAGCCCCACCACGCACTGAGCCGTGCTTCCGTGGGGGCAGCTGCCCGGGTGGCCGGGGGACTCTGGGTGGGCATCCTGCTCCTTAACGGGCACCTGCTCCTGGGCACCTTCTCCggcccctcctgcctcagctacagGGTGGGCACGAAGCCCTCGGCCTCACTCCGCTGGCACCAGGCGCTGTACCTGCTGGAGTTCTTCCTGCCACTGGCGCTCATCCTCTTCGCCATCGTGAGCATTGGGCTCACCATCCGGAGTCGTGGCCTGGGCGGGCAGGCAGGTCCACAGAGGGCCATGCGCGTGCTGGCCGTGGTGGTGGCCGTCTACACCATCTGCTTCTTGCCCAGCATCATCTTTGGCATGGCTTCCATGGTGGCCTTCTGGCTGTCTGCCTGCCGCTCCCTGGACGTCTGCACACAGCTCTTCCACGGCTCCCTGGCCTTCACCTACCTCAACAGCGTCCTGGACCCTGTGCTCTACTGCTTCTCTAGCCCCAACTTCCTCCACCAGAGCCGGGCCTTGCTGGGCCTTACGAGGGGCCGGCAGGGCCCAGTGAGTGACGAGAGCTCCTACCAACCCTCCAGGCAGTGGCGCCACCGGGAGGCCTCTAGGAAGGCGGAGGCCATAGGAAAGCTGGAAGTGCAGGCCGAGGTCTCTCTGGAAAAGGAAGGCTCCTCCCAGGGCTGA
- the HAAO gene encoding 3-hydroxyanthranilate 3,4-dioxygenase isoform X2: MERRVGVRAWVEENRGSFQPPVCNKLMHQEQLKVMFVGGPNTRKDYHIEEGEEVFYQLEGDMVLRVLEQGKHRDVVIRQGEIFLLPARVPHSPQRFANTVGLVVERRRLETELDGLRYYVGDTMDVLFEKWFYCKDLGTQLAPIIQEFFSSEQYRTGKPIPDQLLKEPPFPLSTRSIMEPMSLEAWLDSHRRELQAGAPLSLFGDTYETQVTAYGQGSSEGLRQNVDVWLWQLEGSSVVTMGGRHLSLAPDDSLLVLAGTSYAWERTQGSVALSVTQDPACKKPL, from the exons ATGGAGCGCCGCGTGGGAGTGAGGGCCTGGGTGGAGGAGAACCGGGGCTCTTTCCAGCCCCCCGTCTGCAACAAGCTCAT GCACCAGGAGCAGCTCAAAGTCATGTTCGTTGGAGGCCCCAATACCAGGAAGGACTATCACATCGAAGAGGGTGAAGAG GTATTTTACCAGCTGGAGGGAGACATGGTTCTCCGAGTCCTGGAGCAAGGCAAACACCGGGATGTGGTCATTCGGCAGGGAGAG ATATTCCTCCTGCCTGCCAGGGTGCCCCACTCACCACAGAGGTTTGCCAATACTGTGGGGCTGGTGGTTGAGCGAAGGCGGCTGGAGACCGAGCTAGATGGTCTTAG GTACTATGTGGGCGACACCATGGACGTTCTGTTTGAGAAGTGGTTCTACTGCAAGGACCTCGGCACGCAGTTGGCCCCCATCATCCAGGA GTTCTTCAGCTCTGAGCAGTACAGAACAGGAAAGCCCATCCCTG ACCAGCTTCTCAAGGAGCCACCATTCCCTCTGAGCACACGATCCATCATGGAGCCCATGTCCCTGGAGGCCTGGCTGGACAGCCACCGCAGGGAGCTGCAGGCAGGCGCACCACTCAGCCTGTTTGGGGACACCTATGAGACCCAG gtgacCGCCTatgggcaaggcagcagcgaagGCCTGAGACAGAATGTGGACGTGTGGCTGTGGCAGCTG GAGGGCTCCTCGGTGGTGACAATGGGGGGACGGCACCTGAGCCTGGCCCCTGATGACAGCCTCCTGGTGCTAGCTGGGACCTC GTATGCCTGGGAGCGAACACAAGGCTCTGTGGCCCTGTCTGTGACCCAGGACCCTGCCTGCAAGAAGCCCCTGTGA